The Collimonas sp. PA-H2 genome contains a region encoding:
- a CDS encoding cache domain-containing protein, producing the protein MKLRQKIIFLAIVPLILALCAIALAVRHQAIALGQQQRATIQAAYLASKEAELKHYVELATWSIAHLYDSGRKDQATRDEAMAILSKLSYGDDGYFFIYDMQGKSLMHPRQPELVGRDLWDMKDADGNLTIQHLIERARSGGGFERYQWEKPSSHHVATKLGYVVALPNWGWMLGTGIYMDDVDAALSKIDTQVSGNIRNTMWWIAAIATLSALVVGASGLVLNISEHRVADAKLKVLAQRVVRSQEEERARLSRDLHDGISQWLVSIKLQIEAGIAKLDRGPQQAAAARSNFERTAGQLNDVLGEVRRISHDLRPAILDDLGLAAALEHLTQEWLEHAGIPIAFKHSGNSDGLPAVANTVLFRIAQEALTNIARHSQATQIEVLLLGDSQAVSLAMHDNGVGFDVGKIDSNPKRGIGLRNMVERLEAVGGHLNIESSPAGTRVLATIPHAAYI; encoded by the coding sequence ATGAAATTACGGCAAAAAATCATCTTCCTGGCCATCGTTCCGCTGATCCTGGCGCTCTGCGCGATCGCGCTGGCGGTGCGGCACCAGGCGATTGCGCTCGGCCAGCAGCAGCGCGCCACCATCCAGGCCGCCTACCTGGCCAGCAAGGAAGCCGAGCTCAAGCATTACGTGGAACTGGCCACTTGGTCGATCGCCCATCTGTACGATTCCGGCCGCAAGGACCAGGCCACGCGGGACGAGGCCATGGCCATCCTGTCCAAACTGTCTTATGGCGACGACGGTTATTTCTTTATCTACGACATGCAGGGCAAGAGCCTGATGCATCCGCGCCAGCCGGAACTGGTCGGGCGCGACCTGTGGGATATGAAAGACGCCGACGGCAATCTCACCATCCAGCACCTGATAGAACGCGCTCGCAGCGGCGGCGGCTTTGAACGCTACCAGTGGGAGAAGCCGTCCAGCCACCATGTGGCGACCAAGCTCGGCTACGTGGTGGCGCTGCCCAACTGGGGCTGGATGCTGGGCACCGGCATTTATATGGATGACGTCGACGCCGCGCTCAGCAAGATCGATACCCAGGTTTCCGGCAATATCCGCAACACCATGTGGTGGATCGCCGCCATCGCGACTTTGAGCGCACTGGTGGTGGGAGCCTCCGGACTGGTGCTGAATATCAGCGAGCACCGGGTCGCCGACGCCAAGCTGAAAGTGCTGGCGCAGCGTGTGGTGCGCTCGCAGGAAGAGGAGCGCGCGCGGCTCTCGCGCGACCTGCACGACGGCATCAGCCAGTGGCTGGTCTCGATCAAGCTGCAGATCGAGGCCGGCATCGCCAAGCTCGACCGCGGCCCGCAGCAGGCGGCCGCCGCGCGCAGCAATTTCGAGCGCACCGCCGGCCAGCTGAACGACGTGCTGGGCGAGGTGCGCCGCATTTCCCATGATTTGCGGCCGGCCATCCTGGATGACCTCGGCCTGGCGGCGGCGCTCGAACACCTGACCCAGGAATGGCTGGAACACGCCGGCATTCCGATTGCCTTCAAGCACAGCGGCAACAGCGACGGCTTGCCGGCGGTCGCCAATACGGTGCTGTTCCGCATCGCCCAGGAAGCCTTGACCAATATCGCGCGCCACTCGCAGGCGACACAGATCGAAGTGCTGCTGCTGGGTGACAGCCAGGCCGTTTCGCTCGCCATGCACGACAACGGCGTCGGTTTCGACGTCGGCAAGATCGACAGCAACCCGAAACGCGGCATCGGCCTGCGCAACATGGTCGAACGGCTGGAAGCGGTCGGCGGCCATCTGAACATCGAGTCATCGCCGGCAGGCACCCGCGTGCTGGCAACCATACCTCATGCCGCTTATATTTGA
- a CDS encoding type VI secretion system Vgr family protein translates to MSNILQSLQSLINGRQNKRILRLSFPHDDGPHAQLLVNKLNAAESLSRDFEYTVELLSDDAELALKDLQGKLFCVELVRADGSLRYFSGYCFEFRLSRTDGNITFYQAKLGPWTQYLRLRKDNYIFHGKTLREQIDSICADYGTLPDWDFRVSGEDPIMTDAIQFDESDHNYVHRRLEAAGLLYYYEHSEKGHKLVITDDSTQAAAIDGGEEIRFQRHGGAFEEDGIGEFSPVRQIVPGSVSLSGFNFKSPVPINAGVPTLNKQGNVLDVESYEYAGAYGVKGAQDADKLSRLRMEEIEAAGKHFEAAGNNRYVLPGRWYRLTGHFSSSPFASHEEAGKNEFLIISVHHIASNNYLQQADQKAEYRNELTCLRKTIPWRPGRNFHSVNTKILSPQTVTVVGPSGQGSVHTDEYGRIRVQFHWDRIGNNDERSSAWVRVASAWAGGELGAKSIPRVGSECLVQWLDGNPDRPIVTGSVYNQRNMPPWKLATQQSLMGFRSRELTPNGGNQPGGRSNHLVLDDTNGKIQAQLKSDHQHSQLSLGSISRIEDNVGRKDARGDGWELRTDGHGVARAAKGMLITTEARNNAAAHIKDMGETVRRLTAARDQHESLADAAQQAGAQEKQGQQADVAQTLKAQNDAIKGQGASEEGSFPELSQPHLVLASPAGIETTTSGSTHIASDQNTAITTGKSLSIASGDSLFASIRQTFRLFVHKTGMKMIAAAGDIDVQALTNNINLLAKLNITHTANRITITAKEEVVINGGGSYAKFNATGIEHGTNGSYVAHAAVHSLPGEKNLPVPPMNLPVVDGFDEQFRLVDEHDTALPNTAYTIRSSCGKIWEGVSDVDGFTQRVFTEKPTALSLELSQKKAATHDIFFLVNDIKTGNPLANTKYKIALASGAVFFGTTDAKGHTELVHSNQPEVATIEVPYHGDSASNTNSDCGSDSCSC, encoded by the coding sequence ATGAGCAACATACTTCAAAGCCTGCAAAGCCTTATCAACGGCCGTCAGAACAAGCGCATCCTCCGCCTTTCCTTCCCCCACGACGACGGTCCGCACGCGCAACTGCTGGTGAACAAGCTCAACGCCGCCGAAAGCCTATCGCGCGATTTTGAGTACACCGTTGAATTGCTATCGGATGACGCTGAACTGGCGCTGAAGGATTTGCAAGGCAAGCTGTTCTGTGTGGAATTAGTGAGAGCGGACGGCAGCCTGCGTTATTTCTCCGGCTACTGCTTCGAATTCCGCCTCTCTCGCACCGATGGCAATATCACCTTCTACCAGGCCAAATTAGGGCCGTGGACCCAGTACCTGCGCTTGCGCAAGGATAACTACATTTTCCACGGCAAGACCTTGCGCGAACAGATCGACAGCATCTGCGCCGACTACGGCACATTGCCCGATTGGGATTTCCGCGTCAGCGGCGAAGATCCGATCATGACGGACGCCATCCAGTTCGACGAGAGCGACCATAACTACGTCCATCGCCGGCTGGAAGCCGCCGGTCTGCTGTACTACTACGAACACAGCGAGAAGGGCCACAAGCTGGTCATCACCGATGACTCGACCCAGGCCGCAGCGATCGACGGCGGCGAAGAGATCCGCTTCCAGCGCCATGGCGGCGCGTTTGAGGAAGACGGCATCGGCGAATTCTCCCCGGTGCGCCAGATCGTCCCCGGTTCGGTGTCGCTGTCCGGCTTCAACTTCAAGAGCCCGGTGCCGATCAATGCCGGCGTGCCGACCCTGAACAAGCAGGGCAATGTACTCGATGTCGAATCCTATGAATATGCCGGCGCTTACGGCGTCAAGGGTGCCCAGGATGCAGACAAGCTATCGCGCCTGCGCATGGAAGAGATCGAAGCCGCAGGTAAACACTTTGAAGCGGCGGGTAATAACCGCTATGTGCTGCCTGGTCGCTGGTACCGCCTGACCGGCCATTTCTCTTCCAGCCCGTTTGCCAGCCATGAAGAAGCCGGCAAGAATGAATTCCTGATCATCTCGGTCCACCACATCGCCAGCAACAACTATCTGCAGCAGGCAGATCAAAAGGCCGAGTACCGCAACGAGCTGACCTGCCTGCGCAAGACCATCCCCTGGCGTCCCGGTCGTAATTTCCATAGCGTCAACACCAAGATCCTGTCGCCGCAAACCGTCACGGTGGTCGGTCCTTCCGGCCAGGGCAGCGTCCATACCGACGAATACGGCCGCATCCGTGTCCAGTTCCACTGGGACCGCATCGGCAACAACGATGAACGCAGCTCCGCCTGGGTGCGGGTTGCGAGTGCCTGGGCTGGCGGCGAACTGGGCGCCAAGTCCATCCCGCGGGTCGGCTCGGAATGCCTGGTCCAATGGCTCGATGGCAATCCCGACCGCCCCATCGTCACCGGCAGCGTCTACAACCAGCGCAACATGCCGCCCTGGAAGCTGGCGACCCAGCAGTCGCTGATGGGTTTTAGAAGCCGTGAGCTGACGCCCAACGGCGGTAACCAGCCAGGAGGGAGAAGCAACCACCTGGTGCTGGACGATACCAACGGCAAGATCCAGGCGCAGCTGAAAAGCGATCATCAGCATAGCCAGCTGAGTCTGGGCAGCATCAGCCGCATCGAAGACAATGTGGGGCGCAAGGATGCGCGGGGCGACGGCTGGGAACTGAGGACAGATGGCCATGGCGTGGCGCGTGCGGCCAAGGGGATGCTGATCACTACCGAGGCCAGAAACAACGCTGCTGCGCACATCAAGGACATGGGCGAGACGGTCAGAAGGCTGACCGCTGCGCGCGACCAGCACGAGTCGCTGGCCGATGCGGCGCAGCAGGCTGGGGCGCAGGAGAAACAGGGGCAGCAAGCCGATGTCGCACAAACCTTGAAGGCGCAGAACGATGCGATCAAGGGGCAGGGCGCAAGTGAAGAGGGTAGTTTCCCGGAACTGTCACAACCCCACCTTGTTCTGGCCAGTCCTGCCGGTATCGAGACCACCACCAGCGGCAGCACCCATATCGCCAGTGACCAGAACACGGCCATCACGACCGGCAAGAGCTTGTCCATCGCCAGCGGCGATAGCTTGTTCGCCAGCATTCGTCAGACCTTCAGACTGTTTGTTCATAAAACAGGCATGAAAATGATCGCTGCAGCAGGAGATATTGATGTACAGGCATTGACCAACAACATTAACTTGCTGGCCAAGCTCAATATTACGCACACAGCTAATCGCATCACGATCACGGCCAAAGAAGAAGTAGTGATCAATGGCGGCGGCAGTTATGCCAAATTCAATGCTACCGGTATCGAACATGGAACGAATGGCTCGTATGTGGCCCATGCCGCAGTGCACAGTCTGCCAGGAGAAAAGAATCTGCCCGTACCGCCAATGAACTTGCCGGTCGTCGATGGTTTTGACGAGCAATTCAGGTTGGTGGATGAGCATGACACCGCACTTCCGAATACTGCATATACCATCCGCAGTTCCTGCGGGAAAATATGGGAAGGCGTAAGTGACGTCGACGGTTTTACCCAAAGAGTATTCACCGAAAAGCCGACAGCTCTATCCCTCGAGTTATCCCAGAAAAAAGCTGCTACTCACGACATTTTTTTCCTGGTAAATGATATTAAAACGGGCAATCCGCTTGCCAACACCAAATACAAAATTGCACTTGCATCAGGCGCTGTGTTTTTCGGCACCACCGATGCTAAAGGCCATACCGAATTAGTCCATTCCAATCAACCAGAAGTAGCCACTATAGAGGTTCCGTACCATGGCGACAGCGCAAGCAACACTAACTCCGACTGCGGATCAGACTCCTGCAGTTGTTAG
- a CDS encoding GntR family transcriptional regulator: MPRYLQVRDDLLQRIALRSWAADEALPSEDKLAAEYEIAVGTMRKVLDALVTDGVVDRVRGRGTFVARAAERSSMLRFVRQHGKAKNQLPTAEIRSMTSAIPPAAVAEKLKLKPRDKALYLHRTRSLDDEIVLSEHIWLPLARFRKLQKYLKSNSPSSLYPIYESECDVLVSRAIDDLTAKPLNRANASVFKLKTKTVAICVERLMLDHAGEPVEWRTSFVPAERFQYSAEVR, from the coding sequence TTGCCGCGCTACCTGCAAGTCCGTGACGATTTGCTGCAAAGGATCGCTTTGCGTAGCTGGGCCGCCGATGAAGCGCTGCCGTCCGAAGACAAACTAGCCGCCGAATATGAAATCGCCGTCGGCACCATGCGCAAGGTGCTGGACGCGCTGGTCACCGATGGCGTCGTCGATCGCGTGCGGGGACGCGGAACATTCGTCGCGCGCGCTGCCGAACGCTCCTCGATGCTGCGTTTCGTGCGGCAACATGGCAAAGCCAAAAATCAGCTGCCGACTGCCGAGATCCGTTCGATGACGAGCGCGATACCTCCCGCCGCGGTGGCGGAAAAACTCAAGCTCAAGCCGCGCGACAAGGCGCTGTATCTGCACCGCACCCGCTCTCTGGACGATGAAATCGTGCTGTCGGAACATATCTGGCTGCCGCTGGCGCGCTTCAGGAAGCTGCAGAAATATCTGAAAAGCAACTCTCCGTCGTCTCTGTATCCCATCTATGAAAGCGAATGCGATGTACTGGTCTCGCGCGCCATTGATGATCTGACGGCAAAACCGCTGAACCGCGCCAACGCTTCGGTGTTCAAGCTGAAAACCAAGACCGTGGCGATCTGCGTCGAGCGGCTGATGCTGGATCACGCCGGCGAACCGGTCGAATGGCGCACTTCCTTTGTGCCGGCCGAGCGCTTCCAGTACTCGGCGGAAGTCCGCTAG
- a CDS encoding YbdD/YjiX family protein → MLEELSKAGRYLGQTMRLMVGLPEYGTYVTHMENTHPGEPMMSYEEFFKERQEARYGGNGRVGRCC, encoded by the coding sequence ATGCTGGAAGAACTGTCGAAAGCCGGACGTTATCTCGGACAGACCATGCGCCTGATGGTGGGTTTGCCTGAGTACGGCACTTACGTGACGCACATGGAAAACACCCATCCGGGCGAACCGATGATGAGTTACGAAGAGTTTTTCAAGGAGCGCCAGGAAGCACGCTACGGCGGCAACGGCCGGGTTGGGCGCTGCTGCTAG
- a CDS encoding NIPSNAP family protein — protein MVTCYLRYIIDAGKLKEFEHYGKLWIPLVEKFGGSHHGYFLPSEGANNVALALFTFPSLAAYEQYRIKMADDAECQAAFKYAEQTKCILSYERSFFRPVFE, from the coding sequence ATGGTCACTTGCTATCTTCGCTACATCATCGACGCCGGCAAACTCAAGGAGTTTGAACACTATGGAAAATTGTGGATCCCGCTGGTGGAAAAATTCGGCGGCTCCCACCACGGCTACTTCCTGCCATCCGAGGGCGCAAACAACGTCGCCCTGGCCTTGTTTACCTTCCCCAGCCTCGCCGCCTATGAGCAGTACCGCATCAAGATGGCGGATGACGCAGAGTGCCAGGCCGCCTTCAAGTATGCAGAGCAGACCAAGTGCATTCTCAGTTACGAGAGAAGCTTCTTTCGGCCGGTATTCGAATAG
- a CDS encoding DUF6622 family protein, with protein MFAQIISHTPLWVWALLAFLVYRGILASVDREVTLKRLAIIPLVMLALSWQGVSTVFGITALPMLCWLLAGAIAATLNWRLFRKDRVIAYPERGVVFQRGSWLPLALMMGVFLTKYAVGVTLSIHPALAQDAAFTVIVCTLYGIFNGMFLGRLLRIVNLYYSPQPAPGAYNGQLN; from the coding sequence ATGTTTGCACAAATCATTTCACACACACCACTCTGGGTCTGGGCGCTGCTGGCGTTCCTGGTTTACCGCGGCATCCTGGCCAGCGTCGACCGCGAAGTGACGCTCAAAAGACTGGCAATCATCCCACTGGTGATGCTGGCGCTGTCCTGGCAGGGTGTATCCACCGTATTCGGCATCACGGCACTGCCGATGCTGTGCTGGCTGCTGGCAGGGGCCATCGCGGCGACGCTGAACTGGCGCTTGTTCCGCAAGGATCGCGTGATTGCCTATCCGGAACGCGGGGTGGTGTTCCAGCGCGGCAGCTGGCTGCCATTGGCGCTGATGATGGGAGTTTTCCTGACCAAATATGCGGTCGGCGTGACGCTGTCCATTCATCCGGCGCTGGCGCAAGATGCTGCATTTACAGTCATTGTCTGTACGCTCTACGGCATCTTCAACGGCATGTTCCTCGGCCGCCTGCTGCGCATCGTCAACCTTTACTACAGTCCGCAGCCGGCGCCGGGCGCCTATAACGGCCAATTGAATTGA
- a CDS encoding response regulator transcription factor, with the protein MSEKNTRIMLVDDHPLVRDGLRARLEAVPGFAIVAEAGSAEEALQRAEEQPIDLILMDINLRGSSNGIDLTARFHASFPEIAVLILSMHDKMEYLMQSVQAGARGYVLKDAPGKDIVHAIETVISGGMYYSAALAQKLARPMTPGQLLTARERQVLQHIANGASNKQIARELDLSVRTVETHRLNIKRKLEIEGQAELIKFAVENNFR; encoded by the coding sequence ATGTCTGAAAAAAATACCAGAATCATGCTGGTCGACGACCATCCGCTGGTGCGCGACGGCTTGCGTGCGCGCCTGGAAGCGGTGCCGGGCTTCGCCATCGTGGCCGAGGCGGGCAGCGCCGAAGAAGCCTTGCAGCGCGCCGAGGAACAGCCTATCGACCTGATCCTGATGGATATCAACCTGCGCGGCAGCAGCAACGGCATCGACCTGACGGCGCGTTTCCACGCCAGTTTCCCGGAGATCGCGGTGCTGATCCTGAGCATGCACGACAAGATGGAATACCTGATGCAGTCGGTGCAGGCCGGCGCGCGCGGCTATGTGCTCAAGGATGCACCGGGCAAGGATATCGTGCATGCGATAGAAACCGTGATTTCCGGCGGCATGTATTACAGCGCGGCGCTGGCTCAGAAGCTGGCGCGGCCGATGACGCCCGGCCAGCTGCTGACGGCGCGCGAACGGCAAGTGCTGCAGCACATCGCCAACGGCGCATCGAACAAGCAGATCGCCCGCGAACTGGACCTGAGCGTGCGCACGGTGGAAACCCACCGGCTCAATATCAAGCGCAAGCTGGAGATCGAAGGGCAGGCGGAACTGATCAAGTTCGCGGTGGAGAATAATTTCCGCTGA
- a CDS encoding DMT family transporter produces MPTTRKPLDGLAMSLMLILCMCWGLQQVAIKVAAPSISPILQNGLRSAVAALLVSGLMWWRGSKFSLTDGSFWPGLATGLLFAGEFLCVSIGLNYTTASHMSVFVYTAPIFTVLGLHWLVPGERFGLTQWLGVIAAFAGIAVAFAGGFEAGAGFSRMLIGDALGVLAAVFWAATTIMIKRSVLTNASPSMTLWYQLVVAALSLPLLALVSGQTEVAPLSGIMWVSLVFQSLIVAFGSFLAWFWMLRRYLASRLTVFSFLTPLFGVSFGVLLLDDPIGLPFVFGAVLVLSGIVLVNWQRN; encoded by the coding sequence ATGCCTACCACCCGCAAGCCGCTAGACGGCTTGGCCATGAGCCTGATGTTAATTCTTTGCATGTGCTGGGGGCTGCAGCAGGTGGCGATCAAGGTGGCGGCGCCGAGCATCTCGCCGATCCTGCAAAACGGCCTGCGTTCGGCCGTCGCCGCGCTGCTGGTGAGCGGCCTGATGTGGTGGCGCGGCAGCAAATTCTCGCTCACCGACGGCAGCTTCTGGCCCGGGCTGGCGACCGGCCTGCTGTTTGCCGGCGAATTCCTGTGCGTTTCCATCGGCTTGAACTACACCACTGCTTCGCACATGTCGGTTTTCGTTTACACCGCGCCGATTTTCACCGTGCTGGGTTTGCACTGGCTGGTGCCAGGCGAGCGTTTCGGCCTGACCCAGTGGCTGGGCGTGATCGCGGCGTTTGCCGGCATCGCGGTGGCGTTCGCCGGCGGCTTCGAAGCCGGCGCCGGTTTCAGCCGCATGCTGATCGGCGATGCATTGGGCGTGCTGGCCGCGGTCTTCTGGGCCGCGACCACCATCATGATCAAGCGCAGCGTCCTCACCAATGCCTCGCCCAGCATGACCCTGTGGTACCAACTGGTGGTGGCGGCGCTGTCGCTGCCGCTGCTGGCGCTGGTTTCCGGCCAGACCGAGGTGGCGCCGCTGAGCGGCATCATGTGGGTCAGCCTGGTGTTCCAGTCGCTGATCGTCGCTTTCGGCAGTTTCCTGGCCTGGTTCTGGATGCTGCGCCGCTACCTGGCTTCGCGGCTGACGGTATTTTCATTTCTGACGCCGCTGTTCGGCGTCAGTTTCGGCGTGCTGCTGTTGGACGATCCGATCGGCTTACCGTTCGTGTTCGGCGCCGTGCTGGTGCTGAGCGGCATCGTGCTGGTGAACTGGCAGCGTAATTGA
- a CDS encoding glycosyltransferase, with product MRAAEALRAYAAAEFPGTEAIHLDAMDFVPAGFRAVYTDFYLHLVNRHPALWGYVYQKSDKALSSSPTQKLRRAIERISTRPLRKAIQAAAPDAIICTHFLPAELLAREIGKQRVVCPVWVQVTDFDLHSMWLQPLMQGYFAATEEIAYRMRTRGLAADAVHVTGIPIMPGFGQTLERESCARRFGLDPARKIILMMSGGAGIGDLDKTVQRLLALPDDFQLVALAGKNAAMLAELKQLAAAHPGRLFPFGFTSQVDELMTCADLAITKPGGLTTSECLAMGVPMIIHSPIPGQEERNADYLLEQGAALKAIDLIALEYRVQQLLQQPQLLQRLRQRSLELGRPRAARAVLQTVLSKLDPPFTTLSP from the coding sequence ATGCGCGCCGCGGAAGCACTCAGGGCCTATGCCGCCGCCGAATTCCCCGGCACCGAAGCGATCCACCTGGATGCGATGGATTTCGTCCCTGCCGGCTTCCGCGCCGTGTACACCGATTTCTACCTGCATCTGGTGAACCGCCATCCGGCGCTGTGGGGCTATGTCTACCAGAAGAGCGACAAGGCGCTCAGCAGCTCGCCAACGCAAAAACTGCGGCGCGCGATCGAGCGCATCAGCACCCGTCCTTTGCGCAAGGCGATACAGGCGGCAGCGCCGGACGCCATCATCTGCACCCATTTCCTGCCGGCCGAATTGCTGGCGCGCGAAATCGGCAAGCAGCGCGTGGTCTGTCCGGTGTGGGTGCAGGTCACGGATTTCGACCTGCACAGCATGTGGTTGCAGCCGCTGATGCAAGGCTATTTCGCCGCCACCGAGGAAATCGCCTACCGCATGCGGACGCGCGGGCTGGCGGCCGATGCGGTGCACGTCACCGGCATCCCGATCATGCCCGGCTTCGGCCAGACCCTGGAGCGCGAGTCATGCGCGCGCCGCTTCGGCCTCGATCCGGCGCGCAAGATCATCCTCATGATGTCCGGTGGCGCCGGCATCGGTGATCTCGACAAGACCGTGCAGCGGCTGCTGGCGCTGCCGGACGATTTCCAGCTGGTGGCGCTGGCTGGCAAGAACGCCGCCATGCTGGCCGAGCTGAAGCAGCTGGCGGCGGCGCATCCGGGCCGGCTGTTCCCGTTCGGCTTCACCAGCCAGGTCGATGAACTGATGACCTGCGCCGACCTGGCGATCACCAAGCCGGGCGGCCTGACCACTTCGGAATGCCTGGCGATGGGAGTACCGATGATCATCCACTCGCCGATCCCGGGACAGGAGGAGCGCAACGCCGACTACCTGCTGGAACAAGGCGCGGCGCTGAAGGCGATCGACCTCATCGCGCTGGAATACCGGGTCCAGCAATTGCTGCAGCAGCCGCAACTGCTGCAGCGCCTGCGCCAGCGCAGCCTGGAGCTGGGCCGTCCGCGCGCCGCGCGCGCTGTGCTGCAAACCGTGCTCAGCAAACTCGATCCTCCATTTACTACGCTCTCGCCATGA
- a CDS encoding carbon starvation CstA family protein, which translates to MNRLSSKMGWLALALLGAFAFGYIGLQRGESISAIWIVIAAVCVYLIAYRFYSLYISDKVLGLDATRMTPAYKYNDGLDYVPTNKNVLFGHHFAAIAGAGPLVGPVLAAQMGYLPGMLWILAGVVFAGAVQDLMVLFISTRRDGRSLGDLIKSELGTVPGVIALFGTFMIMVIILAVLALIVVKALAESPWGTFTVAVTIPIALFMGVYTRYIRPGRIGEISLIGFVLLMLAIVGGQYVQEHPVLGAMFTFTGKELTWMLIGYGFIASVLPVWLLLAPRDYLSTFLKIGTIVGLALGIVFVAPELKMPAFTQFMDGSGPVWSGSLFPFLFITIACGAVSGFHALIASGTTPKLLENERHARFIGYGAMLMESFVAIMALIAASCIEPGVYFAMNSPAALIGTTVDTAAHAVSQWGFYVTPEMLAQVAKDVGEHSIISRAGGAPTLAVGMAHILSSIGGGKVMMAFWYHFAILFEALFILTAVDAGTRAGRFMLQDLLGTFVPSMRKIDSLPASLIATALCVAGWGYFLYQGVVDPLGGINTLWPLFGISNQMLAGIALILATCVLFKMKRDRFAWVTIVPTVWILICTLTAGWQKIFDANPRVGFLTHAGKYQAALADGKLLAPAKSVAQMQQIIFNDYLDAGLAAFFILVLLSILGFGIKTVLAARAANRPSTSETPFEALPASAMPST; encoded by the coding sequence ATGAATCGTCTATCTTCAAAGATGGGCTGGCTTGCGCTGGCCCTGCTCGGTGCATTCGCGTTTGGCTACATTGGCCTGCAGCGCGGCGAATCCATCAGCGCCATCTGGATCGTGATCGCCGCTGTCTGCGTCTATCTGATCGCCTACCGCTTCTACAGCCTCTACATTTCCGACAAGGTGCTGGGACTGGACGCCACCCGCATGACGCCCGCCTACAAGTACAACGACGGGCTGGACTACGTGCCGACCAACAAGAATGTCTTGTTCGGCCACCATTTTGCCGCGATTGCCGGCGCCGGTCCGCTGGTCGGCCCGGTGCTGGCGGCGCAGATGGGCTACCTGCCCGGCATGCTGTGGATACTGGCCGGGGTGGTGTTTGCCGGCGCCGTGCAGGATCTGATGGTGCTGTTCATCTCTACCCGCCGCGACGGCCGTTCGCTGGGCGACCTGATCAAATCGGAACTGGGTACGGTGCCGGGCGTGATCGCCCTGTTCGGCACCTTCATGATCATGGTGATCATCCTGGCGGTGCTGGCGCTGATCGTGGTCAAGGCGCTGGCGGAATCGCCCTGGGGCACATTTACCGTGGCGGTGACGATTCCGATCGCGCTGTTCATGGGCGTCTACACCCGTTATATAAGGCCGGGCCGCATCGGCGAGATTTCGCTGATCGGCTTCGTGCTGCTGATGCTGGCGATTGTCGGCGGCCAGTATGTGCAGGAGCATCCTGTGCTGGGCGCGATGTTCACCTTCACCGGCAAGGAACTGACCTGGATGCTGATCGGCTACGGCTTCATCGCCTCGGTGCTGCCGGTCTGGCTGCTGCTGGCGCCGCGCGACTACCTCTCGACTTTCCTGAAGATCGGCACCATCGTCGGCCTGGCGCTGGGCATCGTATTCGTGGCGCCGGAACTGAAGATGCCGGCCTTCACGCAGTTCATGGACGGTTCCGGCCCGGTCTGGTCGGGCAGCCTGTTCCCCTTCCTGTTCATCACCATCGCTTGCGGCGCGGTCTCCGGCTTCCACGCGCTGATCGCTTCCGGCACGACGCCCAAGCTGCTGGAAAACGAGCGCCATGCGCGTTTCATCGGCTACGGCGCGATGCTGATGGAATCGTTTGTCGCCATCATGGCGCTGATCGCGGCATCTTGCATCGAGCCGGGCGTGTACTTTGCGATGAACAGCCCGGCAGCGCTGATCGGCACTACCGTCGATACGGCTGCGCATGCGGTATCGCAATGGGGCTTTTACGTGACGCCGGAAATGCTGGCCCAGGTAGCGAAAGATGTCGGCGAGCACAGCATCATTTCGCGCGCCGGCGGCGCGCCGACGCTGGCGGTCGGCATGGCGCACATCTTGTCCAGCATCGGCGGCGGCAAGGTGATGATGGCATTCTGGTACCACTTTGCGATCCTGTTCGAAGCCTTGTTCATCCTCACCGCGGTGGATGCCGGCACGCGCGCCGGCCGCTTCATGCTGCAGGATCTGCTGGGTACCTTCGTGCCCTCCATGCGCAAGATCGATTCGCTGCCGGCCAGCCTGATCGCCACCGCCCTGTGCGTGGCCGGCTGGGGCTACTTCCTGTACCAGGGCGTGGTCGATCCGCTGGGCGGCATCAATACCTTGTGGCCTCTGTTCGGGATTTCCAACCAGATGCTGGCGGGGATCGCGCTGATCCTGGCGACCTGCGTGCTGTTCAAGATGAAGCGCGACCGCTTCGCCTGGGTCACTATCGTGCCGACCGTCTGGATCCTGATTTGCACCCTGACCGCCGGCTGGCAAAAGATTTTCGACGCCAACCCGCGCGTCGGCTTCCTGACTCATGCCGGCAAGTACCAAGCGGCACTGGCGGACGGCAAATTGCTGGCGCCGGCCAAGTCGGTGGCGCAAATGCAGCAGATCATTTTCAATGACTATCTGGATGCAGGGCTGGCGGCGTTTTTCATCCTGGTGCTGCTGAGTATCCTCGGTTTCGGCATCAAAACCGTGCTGGCGGCGCGCGCCGCCAACAGGCCGAGCACCAGCGAAACGCCGTTTGAAGCGCTGCCTGCCAGCGCCATGCCCTCAACCTGA